A single window of Pseudomonadota bacterium DNA harbors:
- a CDS encoding hydroxyacid dehydrogenase, with the protein MKILIADAFDKSLPGRLAKFGEVFEDKARIGEADAVLMRSKTKGDKALIDSAPNLKLIIRGGVGVDTIDVPYAKSKGIEVRNTPEASSVAVAELAMALMLALPNRVVYGHEGMVKGEWRKNDIKRTELMGKTLGLIGIGRIASEVAIRCKAFGMKVIAYDKYVEKSPNAERMSCHDVLKNADYVSLHTPLTDETRGMFNKDAFAKMKKGAYMVNTGRGKCIIEADLVAALESGQLAGYGTDVWYSDPPESTPIVKAPNTVMTPHIGASSKENLLRIGDCCVAIFEEFTKK; encoded by the coding sequence ATGAAGATCTTGATCGCGGACGCGTTCGACAAGTCGCTGCCCGGAAGGCTCGCCAAGTTCGGCGAGGTCTTCGAGGACAAGGCCCGCATCGGCGAGGCCGACGCCGTCCTCATGCGGTCGAAGACCAAGGGGGACAAAGCGCTCATCGACAGCGCGCCGAACCTCAAGCTCATCATCCGCGGCGGCGTCGGCGTCGACACCATCGACGTGCCGTACGCGAAGAGCAAGGGGATCGAGGTGCGCAACACGCCGGAGGCGTCCTCCGTCGCGGTCGCCGAGCTCGCGATGGCGCTCATGCTCGCGCTCCCGAACCGGGTCGTCTACGGGCACGAGGGGATGGTCAAGGGCGAGTGGCGCAAGAACGACATCAAGCGCACCGAGCTCATGGGCAAGACGCTCGGCCTCATCGGCATCGGCCGCATCGCGTCCGAGGTGGCGATCCGCTGCAAGGCGTTCGGGATGAAGGTGATCGCGTATGACAAGTACGTCGAGAAGTCGCCGAACGCGGAGAGGATGAGCTGCCACGACGTGCTCAAGAACGCCGACTACGTGTCGCTCCACACGCCGCTCACCGACGAGACGCGCGGGATGTTCAACAAGGACGCGTTCGCGAAGATGAAGAAGGGCGCGTACATGGTCAACACGGGCCGCGGCAAGTGCATCATCGAGGCCGACCTCGTCGCCGCGCTCGAGTCCGGGCAGCTCGCCGGCTACGGCACCGACGTCTGGTACTCGGACCCGCCGGAGAGCACCCCGATCGTGAAGGCGCCGAACACCGTGATGACCCCGCACATCGGCGCGTCGAGCAAGGAAAACCTTCTGCGCATCGGCGATTGCTGCGTGGCGATCTTCGAGGAGTTCACGAAAAAGTAG
- the serC gene encoding 3-phosphoserine/phosphohydroxythreonine transaminase — protein MAKRIFNFSAGPCTLPLSALEKAQSEFVDYGNSGMSLIEMSHRGKIYDAVHNQAIDVFKELLAVPDTHEILFLGGGATLQFAMVPLNLMVEGKTAEFVNTGAWAKKAISDAKKCGSVKVIWTGEGESFMRIPRKDELVFNQEASYAHVCGNETIGGIEWQEIPDTGKVPLVVDASSHVMSRPIDWNRVAMMYAGAQKNLGPAGLAVIVMRKDLIEHGKEGLPAYLAYKTHVPDKSMYNTPPVFAIYMMKLTLDWVKEQGGLKGMEALAIKRSCTIY, from the coding sequence ATGGCAAAGAGGATTTTCAATTTTTCCGCCGGCCCCTGCACACTGCCCCTTTCCGCGCTCGAGAAGGCGCAGTCCGAGTTCGTGGACTACGGCAACTCGGGCATGTCGCTCATCGAGATGAGCCACCGCGGCAAGATCTACGACGCGGTGCACAACCAGGCGATCGACGTCTTCAAGGAGCTGCTCGCGGTCCCGGACACGCACGAGATCCTGTTCCTCGGCGGCGGCGCCACGCTCCAGTTCGCCATGGTGCCCTTGAACCTGATGGTCGAGGGCAAGACCGCCGAGTTCGTCAACACCGGCGCGTGGGCCAAGAAGGCGATCTCCGACGCGAAGAAGTGCGGCTCGGTGAAGGTGATCTGGACGGGCGAGGGCGAGAGCTTCATGCGCATCCCGCGCAAGGACGAGCTCGTGTTCAACCAGGAGGCGTCGTACGCCCACGTCTGCGGCAACGAGACGATCGGCGGGATCGAGTGGCAGGAGATCCCGGACACGGGCAAGGTGCCGCTCGTCGTCGACGCGTCCTCGCACGTCATGTCGCGGCCGATCGACTGGAACCGCGTGGCGATGATGTACGCCGGCGCGCAGAAGAACCTCGGGCCCGCGGGGCTCGCGGTCATCGTCATGCGCAAGGATCTCATCGAGCACGGCAAGGAGGGCCTGCCCGCGTACCTCGCCTACAAGACGCACGTGCCGGACAAGTCGATGTACAACACGCCGCCGGTGTTCGCGATCTACATGATGAAGCTGACGCTCGACTGGGTGAAGGAGCAGGGCGGCCTCAAGGGGATGGAGGCGCTCGCGATCAAGCGGTCGTGCACCATCTAC